From the Astatotilapia calliptera chromosome 6, fAstCal1.2, whole genome shotgun sequence genome, one window contains:
- the LOC113023823 gene encoding zinc finger and SCAN domain-containing protein 2-like isoform X2, producing the protein MKPQLFGTKERPCVTNKTSADAALSFQEELVAAIHGAFEVAVEIAVREVKKLVAGQVTSDIYEEIRRENESLKQRLQRAEAKLDSARREENCGSPLTTNQLFGAIKYTDQPPHPNCSQISTSAVGSVLSRTEVRGDTTPAGHSGAHQPRDTHDLHLRRPDERRSREEERINDAASDPENEANDGCTREVTEEISRVCMVKIERMNPVCPNQAAQDGISPPLPSVLGKSTRELVTQVTVKQEKPEEETHGSSCCLDSFKVEDFSLESISGVQSKMLEWKPEVQDIQSQDSNSQLSSDGLDQAHPSNPASTLQPPTDLPSLPAEFSSIFQLSEPAPVSEAAPQVYPVNVRTSHKLNHPVATLYACKSCGQTFHLPSLLRRHTGQCQLRFQQRCQQPVAGSKRARLQLYPPGCSPFRCTVCNREFNRMENLKTHLRIHTGERPYTCSVCSKCFRHSGALTRHFRIHTGEKPYICGQCGKSFRNCGGLKFHQRSHSKQLQ; encoded by the exons ATGAAGCCGCAGCTGTTTGGGACCAAAGAGCGACCGTgcgtaacaaacaaaaccagcgCGGACGCTGCGCTGTCCTTTCAAGAGGAGCTTGTAGCTGCCATACACGGAGCATTTGAAGTGGCCGTGGAGATCGCGGTTCGCGAGGTGAAAAAGCTTGTGGCAGGTCAGGTGACGAGCGACATCTATGAAGAGATACGACGAGAAAACGAGTCCCTCAAACAAAGGCTGCAGAGAGCCGAAGCTAAGCTGGACTCTGCGCGCAGAGAGGAGAACTGTGGAAGCCCTCTTACTACAAATCAGCTCTTCGGTGCCATAAAATACACCGATCAACCGCCACACCCCAACTGCAGTCAAATAAGCACAAGTGCTGTGGGCAGTGTGCTCAGCcgcacagaggtcagaggtgacACTACCCCTGCGGGTCACAGTGGAGCGCATCAGCCTCGTGACACCCACGATCTACATTTGAGAAGACCCGACGAGCGCAGATCGCGCGAGGAAGAGAGAATAAATGACGCAGCTTCAGATCCAGAAAATGAGGCGAACGATGGATGCACTAGAG AGGTAACTGAAGAGATTTCTCGCGTTTGTATGGTGAAGATCGAACGTATGAACCCAGTATGTCCAAACCAAGCAGCTCAAGATGGCATCTCACCACCACTTCCCAGCGTTCTTGGCAAATCCACTCGAGAGCTGGTTACTCAGGTTACTGTAAAGCAGGAGAAGCCAGAAGAGGAAACGCATGGTTCCTCTTGCTGTTTGGATTCCTTTAAAGTGGAGGATTTTAGCCTGGAGAGTATATCTGGAGTCCAGTCCAAAATGTTGGAGTGGAAACCAGAAGTGCAGGATATTCAGAGCCAAGATTCAAACTCTCAGCTGTCCAGCGATGGGCTCGATCAGG CTCATCCTTCAAACCCAGCCTCCACCCTTCAACCGCCCACAGATCTTCCATCCCTCCCTGCAGAGTTCTCCAGTATCTTCCAGCTGTCCGAACCAGCTCCTGTGTCAGAGGCCGCTCCACAGGTTTACCCAGTCAATGTTCGAACCAGTCATAAACTCAACCACCCCGTAGCTACCCTCTATGCCTGTAAGTCCTGTGGTCAGACTTTCCATCTGCCCAGCTTGTTGCGCCGACACACTGGCCAGTGCCAGCTAAGGTTCCAGCAACGCTGTCAGCAACCTGTGGCAGGAAGCAAGAGGGCCAGATTGCAGCTTTACCCACCGGGTTGCAGCCCCTTCCGCTGCACAGTGTGCAACCGAGAGTTCAATCGCATGGAGAATCTCAAGACCCACCTTCgaatccacacaggagagaggcCATATACCTGCTCAGTCTGCTCAAAGTGTTTCCGTCATTCTGGTGCTTTAACCAGGCACTTCcgcatccacactggagagaagcCTTACATCTGTGgacagtgtggaaagtcttttagaAACTGTGGTGGGCTCAAATTCCACCAGCGCTCTCATAGCAAGCAGCTACAGTAG
- the LOC113023823 gene encoding zinc finger protein 768-like isoform X1, with protein MKPQLFGTKERPCVTNKTSADAALSFQEELVAAIHGAFEVAVEIAVREVKKLVAGQVTSDIYEEIRRENESLKQRLQRAEAKLDSARREENCGSPLTTNQLFGAIKYTDQPPHPNCSQISTSAVGSVLSRTEVRGDTTPAGHSGAHQPRDTHDLHLRRPDERRSREEERINDAASDPENEANDGCTREVTEEISRVCMVKIERMNPVCPNQAAQDGISPPLPSVLGKSTRELVTQVTVKQEKPEEETHGSSCCLDSFKVEDFSLESISGVQSKMLEWKPEVQDIQSQDSNSQLSSDGLDQAAHPSNPASTLQPPTDLPSLPAEFSSIFQLSEPAPVSEAAPQVYPVNVRTSHKLNHPVATLYACKSCGQTFHLPSLLRRHTGQCQLRFQQRCQQPVAGSKRARLQLYPPGCSPFRCTVCNREFNRMENLKTHLRIHTGERPYTCSVCSKCFRHSGALTRHFRIHTGEKPYICGQCGKSFRNCGGLKFHQRSHSKQLQ; from the exons ATGAAGCCGCAGCTGTTTGGGACCAAAGAGCGACCGTgcgtaacaaacaaaaccagcgCGGACGCTGCGCTGTCCTTTCAAGAGGAGCTTGTAGCTGCCATACACGGAGCATTTGAAGTGGCCGTGGAGATCGCGGTTCGCGAGGTGAAAAAGCTTGTGGCAGGTCAGGTGACGAGCGACATCTATGAAGAGATACGACGAGAAAACGAGTCCCTCAAACAAAGGCTGCAGAGAGCCGAAGCTAAGCTGGACTCTGCGCGCAGAGAGGAGAACTGTGGAAGCCCTCTTACTACAAATCAGCTCTTCGGTGCCATAAAATACACCGATCAACCGCCACACCCCAACTGCAGTCAAATAAGCACAAGTGCTGTGGGCAGTGTGCTCAGCcgcacagaggtcagaggtgacACTACCCCTGCGGGTCACAGTGGAGCGCATCAGCCTCGTGACACCCACGATCTACATTTGAGAAGACCCGACGAGCGCAGATCGCGCGAGGAAGAGAGAATAAATGACGCAGCTTCAGATCCAGAAAATGAGGCGAACGATGGATGCACTAGAG AGGTAACTGAAGAGATTTCTCGCGTTTGTATGGTGAAGATCGAACGTATGAACCCAGTATGTCCAAACCAAGCAGCTCAAGATGGCATCTCACCACCACTTCCCAGCGTTCTTGGCAAATCCACTCGAGAGCTGGTTACTCAGGTTACTGTAAAGCAGGAGAAGCCAGAAGAGGAAACGCATGGTTCCTCTTGCTGTTTGGATTCCTTTAAAGTGGAGGATTTTAGCCTGGAGAGTATATCTGGAGTCCAGTCCAAAATGTTGGAGTGGAAACCAGAAGTGCAGGATATTCAGAGCCAAGATTCAAACTCTCAGCTGTCCAGCGATGGGCTCGATCAGG CAGCTCATCCTTCAAACCCAGCCTCCACCCTTCAACCGCCCACAGATCTTCCATCCCTCCCTGCAGAGTTCTCCAGTATCTTCCAGCTGTCCGAACCAGCTCCTGTGTCAGAGGCCGCTCCACAGGTTTACCCAGTCAATGTTCGAACCAGTCATAAACTCAACCACCCCGTAGCTACCCTCTATGCCTGTAAGTCCTGTGGTCAGACTTTCCATCTGCCCAGCTTGTTGCGCCGACACACTGGCCAGTGCCAGCTAAGGTTCCAGCAACGCTGTCAGCAACCTGTGGCAGGAAGCAAGAGGGCCAGATTGCAGCTTTACCCACCGGGTTGCAGCCCCTTCCGCTGCACAGTGTGCAACCGAGAGTTCAATCGCATGGAGAATCTCAAGACCCACCTTCgaatccacacaggagagaggcCATATACCTGCTCAGTCTGCTCAAAGTGTTTCCGTCATTCTGGTGCTTTAACCAGGCACTTCcgcatccacactggagagaagcCTTACATCTGTGgacagtgtggaaagtcttttagaAACTGTGGTGGGCTCAAATTCCACCAGCGCTCTCATAGCAAGCAGCTACAGTAG
- the zfyve27 gene encoding protrudin isoform X2 gives MALHSTGSFQDPSQGTGDRGELVHTLSKEAPGSSDASELGSPRSTPNFDLLNMVLSYKRMALYLEPVTDTVELIRFLLGWKMPLCSLLVCIFLNVFFCTVNEVGWFTVSLAAVSLPAALGYLQDRCRGRASDDELQKRRFHAVYRRDLQIIHLTKQEAMLEVKDLLKQLDDMLSSACQSAEAAYKVLYWDNHTKSSRFYGGILIVVCLLYVAPVAWVLAGLNSVMFLWNRDFCRVLLELKKLFHMSKTQTSEGACEEQEQGNLLERTPTPTSLEDLSPGSVEEAEEAEPDDEFKDAIEEEDDGSLGAPEYDTISENGLLSRNEPIRSKVSKLTEKLRKRYPATVTGNCSSCNAVFSVLKKRRNCSNCGNSFCSRCCSFKVLKSVMGATAPEAQRETVFVCAACNSTLIKPQ, from the exons ATGGCTTTGCACAGTACTGGATCATTCCAAGACCCCTCACAGGGCACAGGGGATCGGGGGGAGCTGGTGCACACATTGTCTAAAGAAGCCCCTGGGTCTTCAGATGCCTCTGAGTTGGGAAGCCCTCGCAGTACACCAAACtttgacctcctcaacatggtTTTGTCCTATAAGAGGATGGCTCTATATCTAGAACCGGTTACAGATACAGTGGAGCTCATTCGCTTCCTGCTCGG GTGGAAGATGCCACTGTGTTCTCTGCTTGTTTGTATTTTCCTCAATGTCTTCTTCTGCACAGTTAATGAAG TTGGTTGGTTCACTGTGAGTTTAGCAGCAGTATCTTTGCCGGCTGCCCTGGGTTACCTGCAGGACAGGTGTAGGGGCAGAGCCTCAGACGATGAGCTTCAGAAGCGTCGCTTTCATGCTGTGTATCGCAGAGACTTGCAGATCATTCATCTCACCAAACAGGAGGCCATGTTGGAAGTCAAAGACCT GTTGAAGCAGCTGGATGACATGCTGTCCTCTGCCTGTCAGTCAGCAGAAGCTGCTTATAAAGTCTTGTACTGGGATAATCACACCAAGTCATCAAG GTTCTATGGAGGGATATTAATCGTGGTGTGTCTACTCTATGTTGCTCCGGTGGCCTGGGTGCTAGCTGGACTCAACAGTGTCATGTTTCTGTGGAACAGAGACTTCTGCAGAG ttttattggagCTTAAGAAACTGTTCCACATGAGCAAGACACAGACTTCAGAAGGGGCGTGTGAAGAACAAGAACAAGGCAATTTATTGGAGAGGACCCCCACACCAACCAGTCTAGAG GATCTGTCCCCTGGCAGTGTAGAAGAAGCTGAGGAAGCTGAGCCTGATGATGAATTTAAAGATGCCATTGAG GAGGAGGATGATGGATCCCTTGGAGCTCCCGAGTATGACACTATCTCTGAAAATGGTCTTCTAAGCCGAAATGAACCAATACGCAGCAAAGTGTCTAAACTGACAGAGAAACTGCGTAAACGCTATCCCGCAACCGTCACAG GCAACTGTTCGAGCTGCAATGCCGTCTTCTCAGTTCTGAAGAAAAGG AGAAACTGCAGTAACTGTGGCAACAGCTTCTGCTCTCGATGCTGTTCCTTTAAGGTGCTGAAATCTGTTATGGGGGCAACAG CTCcagaagcacagagagagacagtgtttgtttgtgctgcctGTAATTCCACTCTCATCAAACCACAGTGA
- the zfyve27 gene encoding protrudin isoform X1: MALHSTGSFQDPSQGTGDRGELVHTLSKEAPGSSDASELGSPRSTPNFDLLNMVLSYKRMALYLEPVTDTVELIRFLLGWKMPLCSLLVCIFLNVFFCTVNEVGWFTVSLAAVSLPAALGYLQDRCRGRASDDELQKRRFHAVYRRDLQIIHLTKQEAMLEVKDLLKQLDDMLSSACQSAEAAYKVLYWDNHTKSSRFYGGILIVVCLLYVAPVAWVLAGLNSVMFLWNRDFCRVLLELKKLFHMSKTQTSEGACEEQEQGNLLERTPTPTSLEDLSPGSVEEAEEAEPDDEFKDAIEETPLVLVEEDDGSLGAPEYDTISENGLLSRNEPIRSKVSKLTEKLRKRYPATVTGNCSSCNAVFSVLKKRRNCSNCGNSFCSRCCSFKVLKSVMGATAPEAQRETVFVCAACNSTLIKPQ; the protein is encoded by the exons ATGGCTTTGCACAGTACTGGATCATTCCAAGACCCCTCACAGGGCACAGGGGATCGGGGGGAGCTGGTGCACACATTGTCTAAAGAAGCCCCTGGGTCTTCAGATGCCTCTGAGTTGGGAAGCCCTCGCAGTACACCAAACtttgacctcctcaacatggtTTTGTCCTATAAGAGGATGGCTCTATATCTAGAACCGGTTACAGATACAGTGGAGCTCATTCGCTTCCTGCTCGG GTGGAAGATGCCACTGTGTTCTCTGCTTGTTTGTATTTTCCTCAATGTCTTCTTCTGCACAGTTAATGAAG TTGGTTGGTTCACTGTGAGTTTAGCAGCAGTATCTTTGCCGGCTGCCCTGGGTTACCTGCAGGACAGGTGTAGGGGCAGAGCCTCAGACGATGAGCTTCAGAAGCGTCGCTTTCATGCTGTGTATCGCAGAGACTTGCAGATCATTCATCTCACCAAACAGGAGGCCATGTTGGAAGTCAAAGACCT GTTGAAGCAGCTGGATGACATGCTGTCCTCTGCCTGTCAGTCAGCAGAAGCTGCTTATAAAGTCTTGTACTGGGATAATCACACCAAGTCATCAAG GTTCTATGGAGGGATATTAATCGTGGTGTGTCTACTCTATGTTGCTCCGGTGGCCTGGGTGCTAGCTGGACTCAACAGTGTCATGTTTCTGTGGAACAGAGACTTCTGCAGAG ttttattggagCTTAAGAAACTGTTCCACATGAGCAAGACACAGACTTCAGAAGGGGCGTGTGAAGAACAAGAACAAGGCAATTTATTGGAGAGGACCCCCACACCAACCAGTCTAGAG GATCTGTCCCCTGGCAGTGTAGAAGAAGCTGAGGAAGCTGAGCCTGATGATGAATTTAAAGATGCCATTGAG GAAACCCCATTGGTTTTGGTG GAGGAGGATGATGGATCCCTTGGAGCTCCCGAGTATGACACTATCTCTGAAAATGGTCTTCTAAGCCGAAATGAACCAATACGCAGCAAAGTGTCTAAACTGACAGAGAAACTGCGTAAACGCTATCCCGCAACCGTCACAG GCAACTGTTCGAGCTGCAATGCCGTCTTCTCAGTTCTGAAGAAAAGG AGAAACTGCAGTAACTGTGGCAACAGCTTCTGCTCTCGATGCTGTTCCTTTAAGGTGCTGAAATCTGTTATGGGGGCAACAG CTCcagaagcacagagagagacagtgtttgtttgtgctgcctGTAATTCCACTCTCATCAAACCACAGTGA
- the golga7ba gene encoding golgin A7 family, member Ba: MATEFHNLQELRHSASLANKVFIQRDYSEGTTCKFQTKFPSELESRIERTLFEDTVKTLNNYYAEAEKIGGQSYLEGCLACATAYLIFLCMETRYEKVLKKIAKYIQEQNEKIYAPRGLLITDPIERGMRVIEISIYEDRGSSGSSSGSSSVSGSTAR; encoded by the exons ATGGCGACAGAG TTTCATAACCTGCAGGAGTTGAGGCACAGTGCATCTCTGGCCAACAAAGTATTCATTCAGAGAGACTACAGTGAAGGAACCACCTGCAAGTTTCAGACCAAGTTCCCCTCTGAGTTGGAGAGCAGG ATCGAGCGAACACTGTTTGAGGACACTGTGAAGACGCTGAATAACTATTATGCAGAGGCAGAAAAGATTGGAGGACAGTCCTACTTGGAAGGGTGTCTGGCCTGCGCTACAGCATATCTCATTTTCCTCTGCATGGAGACACGTTATGAGAAG GTGCTGAAGAAGATTGCCAAGTACATTCAGGAGCAGAATGAGAAGATTTATGCTCCCAGAGGTCTCCTTATCACAGATCCCATAGAAAGGGGAATGCGTGTT ATAGAGATCTCCATCTATGAAGATCGGGGCTCCAGTGGCTCCAGCTCAGGGAGCAGCTCTGTGTCCGGCAGCACTGCTCGATGA
- the crtac1a gene encoding cartilage acidic protein 1a isoform X1 gives MKLICVIEALTSSLHNYKHIIFTAGDAFSPPHLDTVGIMWGSGLLLLLVTLWHHSHAQNLNPMLQVVTQTMLPPDNLHNPTQLNYGMAVTDVDGDGDLEVVVAGYNGPNLVLKYDRTQKKLVNIAVDDSNSPYYALRDQAGNAIGVAACDVDGDGREEIYFLNTNNAYSGRATYTDKLFKFRNGRFEDLLNDELNVRRGVANRMAGRSVACVDRKGTGRYSVYVANYASGNVGPHALLEMDEAASDVSKGIIALSDVAAEAGVNRYTGGRGVVVGPILSESRSDVFCDNENGPNFLFKNNGNGAFVDMATQAGVEDQYQHGRGVALADFNGDGKTDIVYGNWNGPHRLFLQRSDSSFQNIATGRFAEASPIRTVIAADFDNDKELEVFFNNIAYRGNAPNRLFRVSRRTNADPLIQELNVGDAEEPQGRGTGGTVTDLDGDGQLDLLLAHGESAQQPISVFKVTQGSSNNWLRVIPRTQFGSFARGAKVTVFTSQSGAHTRIIDGGSGYLCEMEPVAHFGLGNDEVKVLEVSWPDSTSFTRALQAGEMNSVLEVTYPKEGETTELANDTQCGNGFTVRNGRCAVSEMK, from the exons atgaaACTTATTTGTGTAATAGAGGCGTTGACAAGCTCGCTTCACAACTATAAACACATCATCTTCACTGCAGGAGACGCATTTTCTCCTCCACACCTTGATACG GTTGGAATAATGTGGGGTTCGGGTCTGCTGCTCCTACTAGTGACACTCTGGCATCACTCCCATGCCCAAAACCTGAATCCCATGCTTCAGGTTGTTACACAGACCATGCTTCCCCCTGACAATCTGCACAATCCCACACAACTCAACTATGGGATGGCTGTGACAGATGTGGATGGTGATGGTGACCTGGAAGTGGTGGTGGCAGG GTACAACGGGCCCAACCTGGTGCTGAAGTATGACAGGACTCAGAAAAAGCTGGTAAACATTGCTGTTGATGACAGTAACTCTCCATACTATGCTCTGAGAGACCAGGCAGGAAATGCTATTGGAGTTGCTGCCTGCGATGTGGATGGAGATGGACGAGAAGAAATCTATTTTCTTAATACAAACAATGCCTACTCTG GACGAGCAACATACACTGACAAGCTCTTCAAGTTTCGTAATGGCCGCTTTGAAGATCTGCTCAACGATGAGCTGAATGTACGTCGTGGTGTTGCTAATCGGATGGCGGGACGTTCAGTCGCATGTGTTGATAGAAAG GGAACAGGCCGTTACTCAGTCTACGTGGCGAACTACGCCAGTGGAAATGTTGGCCCCCACGCTCTCTTAGAAATGGACGAGGCTGCCAGTGATGTGAGCAAGGGCATCATCGCGCTGTCTGACGTAGCTGCTGAGGCCGGAGTCAACAGGTACACAG GTGGTCGCGGTGTGGTCGTTGGACCAATCCTGAGCGAGTCGAGGTCTGATGTGTTCTGTGACAATGAAAATGGACCTAACTTCCTGTTCAAGAATAATGGAAATGGGGCTTTTGTTGACATGGCAACACAGGCAG GTGTGGAGGACCAATACCAGCATGGCAGAGGAGTAGCACTGGCTGACTTCAATGGAGATGGAAAGACAGACATTGTTTATGGCAACTGGAACGGCCCACACAGACTTTTCCTGCAGCGCAGCGATTCCAGTTTCCAG AATATTGCTACTGGAAGATTTGCTGAAGCCTCACCTATTCGCACAGTCATCGCTGCTGACTTTGATAATGACAAGGAGTTGGAGGTGTTCTTTAACAATATTGCCTACAGAGGAAATGCTCCCAATAGGCTGTTCAG GGTCTCAAGGAGGACTAATGCAGACCCTTTGATCCAGGAACTTAATGTGGGAGATGCTGAAGAGCCACAAGGGAGAGGAACAG GTGGTACTGTGACTGACTTGGATGGGGATGGACAGCTGGACCTGCTGTTGGCACACGGGGAGAGCGCCCAGCAGCCAATCTCTGTCTTTAAGGTCACGCAg GGATCATCCAATAACTGGCTGCGGGTCATTCCTCGCACCCAGTTTGGTTCTTTCGCCCGGGGTGCCAAGGTGACAGTCTTCACCAGTCAGAGTGGAGCTCACACGCGCATCATTGATGGAGGCTCTGGATATCTATGTGAGATGGAGCCAGTCGCCCACTTTGGTTTAG GAAATGATGAGGTGAAGGTGCTCGAGGTCTCCTGGCCAGACAGCACTAGTTTTACTCGAGCTCTTCAGGCTGGTGAAATGAACTCTGTGTTGGAAGTCACCTATCCCAAAGAAGGGGAAACCACTGAGCTTGCCAATGACACGCAG tgtgGTAACGGCTTTACTGTCAGGAATGGACGCTGTGCAG TATCAGAAATGAAGTGA
- the crtac1a gene encoding cartilage acidic protein 1a isoform X2, which yields MKLICVIEALTSSLHNYKHIIFTAGDAFSPPHLDTVGIMWGSGLLLLLVTLWHHSHAQNLNPMLQVVTQTMLPPDNLHNPTQLNYGMAVTDVDGDGDLEVVVAGYNGPNLVLKYDRTQKKLVNIAVDDSNSPYYALRDQAGNAIGVAACDVDGDGREEIYFLNTNNAYSGRATYTDKLFKFRNGRFEDLLNDELNVRRGVANRMAGRSVACVDRKGTGRYSVYVANYASGNVGPHALLEMDEAASDVSKGIIALSDVAAEAGVNRYTGGRGVVVGPILSESRSDVFCDNENGPNFLFKNNGNGAFVDMATQAGVEDQYQHGRGVALADFNGDGKTDIVYGNWNGPHRLFLQRSDSSFQNIATGRFAEASPIRTVIAADFDNDKELEVFFNNIAYRGNAPNRLFRVSRRTNADPLIQELNVGDAEEPQGRGTGGTVTDLDGDGQLDLLLAHGESAQQPISVFKVTQGSSNNWLRVIPRTQFGSFARGAKVTVFTSQSGAHTRIIDGGSGYLCEMEPVAHFGLGNDEVKVLEVSWPDSTSFTRALQAGEMNSVLEVTYPKEGETTELANDTQCGNGFTVRNGRCAGL from the exons atgaaACTTATTTGTGTAATAGAGGCGTTGACAAGCTCGCTTCACAACTATAAACACATCATCTTCACTGCAGGAGACGCATTTTCTCCTCCACACCTTGATACG GTTGGAATAATGTGGGGTTCGGGTCTGCTGCTCCTACTAGTGACACTCTGGCATCACTCCCATGCCCAAAACCTGAATCCCATGCTTCAGGTTGTTACACAGACCATGCTTCCCCCTGACAATCTGCACAATCCCACACAACTCAACTATGGGATGGCTGTGACAGATGTGGATGGTGATGGTGACCTGGAAGTGGTGGTGGCAGG GTACAACGGGCCCAACCTGGTGCTGAAGTATGACAGGACTCAGAAAAAGCTGGTAAACATTGCTGTTGATGACAGTAACTCTCCATACTATGCTCTGAGAGACCAGGCAGGAAATGCTATTGGAGTTGCTGCCTGCGATGTGGATGGAGATGGACGAGAAGAAATCTATTTTCTTAATACAAACAATGCCTACTCTG GACGAGCAACATACACTGACAAGCTCTTCAAGTTTCGTAATGGCCGCTTTGAAGATCTGCTCAACGATGAGCTGAATGTACGTCGTGGTGTTGCTAATCGGATGGCGGGACGTTCAGTCGCATGTGTTGATAGAAAG GGAACAGGCCGTTACTCAGTCTACGTGGCGAACTACGCCAGTGGAAATGTTGGCCCCCACGCTCTCTTAGAAATGGACGAGGCTGCCAGTGATGTGAGCAAGGGCATCATCGCGCTGTCTGACGTAGCTGCTGAGGCCGGAGTCAACAGGTACACAG GTGGTCGCGGTGTGGTCGTTGGACCAATCCTGAGCGAGTCGAGGTCTGATGTGTTCTGTGACAATGAAAATGGACCTAACTTCCTGTTCAAGAATAATGGAAATGGGGCTTTTGTTGACATGGCAACACAGGCAG GTGTGGAGGACCAATACCAGCATGGCAGAGGAGTAGCACTGGCTGACTTCAATGGAGATGGAAAGACAGACATTGTTTATGGCAACTGGAACGGCCCACACAGACTTTTCCTGCAGCGCAGCGATTCCAGTTTCCAG AATATTGCTACTGGAAGATTTGCTGAAGCCTCACCTATTCGCACAGTCATCGCTGCTGACTTTGATAATGACAAGGAGTTGGAGGTGTTCTTTAACAATATTGCCTACAGAGGAAATGCTCCCAATAGGCTGTTCAG GGTCTCAAGGAGGACTAATGCAGACCCTTTGATCCAGGAACTTAATGTGGGAGATGCTGAAGAGCCACAAGGGAGAGGAACAG GTGGTACTGTGACTGACTTGGATGGGGATGGACAGCTGGACCTGCTGTTGGCACACGGGGAGAGCGCCCAGCAGCCAATCTCTGTCTTTAAGGTCACGCAg GGATCATCCAATAACTGGCTGCGGGTCATTCCTCGCACCCAGTTTGGTTCTTTCGCCCGGGGTGCCAAGGTGACAGTCTTCACCAGTCAGAGTGGAGCTCACACGCGCATCATTGATGGAGGCTCTGGATATCTATGTGAGATGGAGCCAGTCGCCCACTTTGGTTTAG GAAATGATGAGGTGAAGGTGCTCGAGGTCTCCTGGCCAGACAGCACTAGTTTTACTCGAGCTCTTCAGGCTGGTGAAATGAACTCTGTGTTGGAAGTCACCTATCCCAAAGAAGGGGAAACCACTGAGCTTGCCAATGACACGCAG tgtgGTAACGGCTTTACTGTCAGGAATGGACGCTGTGCAG GTCTTTAA
- the r3hcc1l gene encoding coiled-coil domain-containing protein R3HCC1L — MEDVQLKEDCGPTQPTPTPPSQSKRPSQPLYVPKQRLHASKEKAQTQGEVKPKTRPRYTDKARKNAKNKKDKAGGANKPSPAGGEGDGGEAQNNDVKPDVKEDRLQGLDAEANGESSAKVEAGDTAEQEEESWDTLFNDDGDCLDPHLLEELALKEGKKKESIQEPRFDYYNMDRASYDDDDDDDDIDLTEDELSHIVEIYDFPTEFKTEDLLKLFQCYQKRGFDIKWIDDTHALGLFSSPIAAREALRSKNPLMKLRPLSKSSSATKAKARSCSDYLLPAKERPQTSAALARKLVIGALGVKSNLTKEQREAERKKLQEAREQKRLAAKQREDAWEGK, encoded by the exons ATGGAGGATGTGCAGCTTAAAGAAGACTGTGGTCCAACTCAACCAACACCTACACCTCCCTCTCAATCAAAGAGGCCAAGTCAGCCTCTGTACGTCCCCAAACAACGACTTCATGCCTCGAAAGAGAAAGCTCAGACTCAGGGAGAAGTTAAACCAAAAACCAGGCCTCGCTACACAGACAAAGCACGAAAGAACGCCAAGAACAAGAAGGACAAAGCTGGAGGAGCGAATAAACCATCGCCCGCTGGGGGAGAAGGAGATGGAGGTGAAGCGCAAAACAACGACGTTAAGCCAGATGTGAAGGAGGACCGATTACAGGGTTTAGATGCTGAGGCTAATGGGGAGTCTTCCGCCAAAGTGGAGGCAGGCGATACTGCAGAGCAGGAAGAGGAGAGCTGGGACACCTTGTTCAACGATGATGGAGACTGTCTGGATCCACATCTGCTTGAAGAG CTGGCtttgaaggaaggaaaaaagaaggagtcAATCCAAGAGCCTAGGTTTGATTACTACAACATGGACAGAGCcagttatgatgatgatgatgatgatgatgacattgACCTCACAGAGGATGAACTATCTCATATTGTAGAGATCTACGATTTCCCTACAGAGTTCAAAACAGAAGACCTTCTTAAGCTGTTTCAGTGCTACCA AAAGAGAGGATTTGACATTAAATGGATTGATGACACACATGCCCTCGGCCTTTTCTCAAGCCCCATAGCAG CTCGTGAAGCTCTGAGATCCAAGAATCCACTGATGAAGTTGCGACCACTTTCCAAATCTTCCTCTGCAACAAAGGCCAAAGCCCGTAGCTGCTCAG ACTACCTCCTGCCTGCTAAAGAGAGACCTCAGACGAGTGCAGCACTGGCTCGGAAGCTTGTGATCGGTGCCCTCGGTGTAAAGAGCAACCTCACAAAGGAGCAGCGTGAGGCAGAGAGGAAGAAACTCCAGGAAGCAAGAG AACAAAAGCGCCTGGCAGCCAAGCAGAGGGAAGACGCTTGGGAGGGAAAGTAA